From Pseudomonas alcaligenes, a single genomic window includes:
- a CDS encoding response regulator codes for MGKTVMIVDDSTSFRQVVGIALKGAGYDVLEACDGKDALSKLDGRKINLIVSDVNMPNMDGITFVKSAKQLPAYKFTPVIMLTTEAGEAKKAEGKAAGVRAWVVKPFQPPVLLDAVSKLILP; via the coding sequence ATGGGCAAGACCGTAATGATCGTGGACGACTCGACCAGCTTCCGGCAGGTCGTCGGCATCGCCCTCAAGGGCGCCGGCTATGACGTGCTGGAAGCCTGCGACGGCAAGGATGCGCTGAGCAAGCTGGACGGCCGCAAGATCAACCTGATCGTCTCCGACGTGAACATGCCGAACATGGACGGCATCACCTTCGTCAAATCGGCCAAGCAGCTGCCGGCCTACAAGTTCACCCCGGTGATCATGCTCACCACCGAAGCCGGCGAGGCCAAGAAGGCCGAGGGCAAGGCCGCCGGCGTGCGCGCCTGGGTGGTCAAACCGTTTCAGCCGCCGGTACTGCTGGATGCCGTATCCAAACTGATTCTGCCCTGA